The nucleotide sequence CCCAGTCCTCCCTCCCCGTACCGCCTGGCGATGGCTCCGGCCAGGCGTCCGCCCACCGTCCGGTCCATGTTGCTGATGGAGTAGGTCAGGTGCACTGGGATGCCGCGCTCCAGGGCGGGCCAGGCGTCCATCCAGACGCGGTCGTCCAGGGTGGGGCCCTCGGGCCGCTTGTTGCGCGCCTGCATGCAGCGCCGCGCCGCCTCCGGCACCCCGGCGGACCCGGCCAGGAGCGCGGAAAGGCCGATACGGCGTCCCAGGACGGACTCGTCCACCGGGGATAGCAGCTCGCTGCGCCCGATGACCTCCTCCAGGGTGCGGGCGCCCAGCGCCGCCAGGTGACGCCGCACCTCCTCGGCCACCGCAAGCAGGTATGCCTCCACCCGCTCGGGCCGTCCGCTGAACCGGCCTCGCAGGTCCTCCCGCTGCGTGGCGATGCCGGTGGGGCAGGTGTTGAGGTGGCAGGCGCGGGCCATCACGCAGCCCAGGGCGACCAGCGCCGCGGTGCCGAAGCCGAACTCGTCTGCGCCCAGCAGGGCAGCCACGACCACGTCCCGCCCCGTTTTCAGCCCCCCGTCCACGCGCAGGCGGACCCGCCCGCGCAGCCCGCTGGCCACCAGCACCTGCTGGGTCTCCGCCAACCCCAGCTCCCAGGGCAGGCCCACGTGCTTGATGGACTCCAGGGGCGAGGCCCCCGTGCCGCCGTCGTGTCCGCTGATCTGGATGGTGTCGGCAAAGGCCTTGGCCACCCCCGCGGCGATGGTGCCCACACCGGCTTCCGCCACCAGCTTCACAGCCACGCGGGCCAGAGGATGGACTCGCTTGAGGTCGTAGATGAGCTGGGCCAGGTCCTCGATGCTGTAGATGTCGTGGTGGGGCGGCGGGGAGATCAGCGTGATCCCCGGCTGCGCGCGGCGGATGGCGGCGATCTCGGCGCTGACCTTGTGGCCGGGGAGCTGGCCTCCCTCGCCCGGCTTGCTCCCCTGCGCCATCTTGATCTCCAGCTCGTCGGCCGATACCAGGTAGGCCGCAGTCACCCCGAATCGTGCCGAGGCCACCTGCTTGATCCGGCTGTTGGCGTTGGTGCCGTCGGGCCGGGGGAGGTAGCGGGAGGGATCCTCGCCCCCCTCGCCGCTGTTGGAGCGGGCCCCCAGGCGGTTGGCGGCGATGGCCAGGGCCTCATGTGCCTCCCGGGAGAGCGCCCCGTGGGACATCGCTGAGAGGACGAAGCGGCGCACGATGGCGTCGGCAGGCTCCACCTCCTCCAGAGGGACGGGCTCCCGCCGGACAAAGGCCAGCAGGTCGCGCAGGGCGGTGGGGGGGCGGGAGGCGACCAGGTCGGCGAAGGCGGTGTAGGCCTGGCCGCTGCCCGACTGGGCGGCCTGGTGCAGCCGCTTCACTACATAAGGGTTGAAGGCGTGGTATTCACCGTCGCGGCGGAAGCGGACCAGCCCCGGGTCCGCCAGCTCTCCATCTCCGGCGAAGGCGCGTGCGTGGCGGGCGGCCGCCTGGGCGGCCAATTCGTCCAGGGAGACGCCGCCCAGGTGGGCGGGCGTGCCGGGGAAGTAGCGCTCCACCACCTGAGGGTCCAGCCCCACGACCTCGAAGACCTGCCCGCCCTGGTACCCGGCGAGGGTGCTGATTCCCATCTTGCTGGCCACCTTGAGCAACCCCTGCTCCAGAGCGCTGAGGTACTGCCGGACCGAGGGTCGGCGGCCGTTGGCGGAGGGCAGCGCGGCCACGGTCTCCAGGGCCAGGTAGGGGCAGACCGCCTCAACTCCGTAGCCCAGCAGGCAGGCTACCTGGTGGACGGTACGCGCTTCACCGCTCTCGACCAGCAGACCCACCCGCATGCGCAGCCCCACCCGGATGAGGTGATGGTGAACGGCGCTGGCGGCCAGGAGCATGGGGATGGGGATGCGTTTTGGGTCGGCGGCGCGGTCGCTGAGGATGAGCAGACCTGCCCCTTCTGAAACTGCGGATTCCGCCTCGCCGGCCAGACGGACAAGCGCAGCCTCCAGCGAGTCGCGGTCCGCAGGCCACGTGGCGTCCAGAACCACCGCCGGCCAGGGAGCGTGGGCGCGCACCCAGCCAAGCTGGTCGGGGGTGAGCACGGGCGAGGGGAAGGCCAGCAGCGCGGCGTGTTCGGGGCCATCCTCCAGCCAGTTGCGCCGCGGGCCCACCCGGACGGCAAGCGACATCACCAGCCGCTCCCGCAGGGGGTCGATCGGCGGATTGGTCACCTGGGCGAACCGCTGGCGGAAGTAATCGTAGAGGAGCCGGGGCCGTTGAGACAGGGCAGCGGGCGGGGTGTCGTCACCCATGGAGAAGACGACCTCCTTGCCCTCGGTGGCCATCGGCAGGAGGAGGTAGGTCACCTCTTCAGCCGTATACCCGAACACCTGCTGGCGGCGGCGCAGCCTGGCCCCGGCTGCGCTGTCTTGGGGTGGCGCTCCTGCATCAGGAGCGAGCGCCGCCTGCTCCGGCCCCTTCGCCGGCACCGGGGGTTCCCAGTTCCCGCCCGGGACGCGGATGATCCGGCGCGTCCACTCCCGGTAGGACCTGGCCGCGGCCACCTGTGCCTTTATCTCCGCGTCCGCCAGCATCTGGCCGGTGACAGTGTCCACCGCCAGGACCTGGCCCGGCCCCAACCGCCCCTTGCGCACCACCTGATCTGCGGGAAACGGTAGGACCCCAGCCTCTGACGCCAGCACTACCAGCCCCTCTGCCGTCACGGCGTAGCGGGCGGGTCGCAGGCCGTTACGGTCGAGGGCCGCGGCCACGATGCGCCCGTCGGAGCAGGCCAGCGCCGCGGGTCCGTCCCACGGCTCGGTCAGGCAGGCGTGGTACTCGTAGAAGGCGCGCACCGCATCGGGCAGGTCCGGGAGCTCCTCCCACGCCTGCGGGACCAGCATCAGGAGGGCATGGAGCAGAGAGCGGCCCGAGGCCACCAGCAGCTCCAGGACGCTGTCCAGGTGGGCGCTGTCGCTTCCGCCCTCCTGCAGCAGCGGGACCAGGTCCCTCCACCGGTCGGCCCAGAGGGACTCCCGCAGCATCGCTTCCCGCGCGCGGGTCCAGAGGAGGTTGCCCTGCAGGGTGTTGATCTCCCCGTTGTGCGCCAGGTAGCGAAAGGGCTGGGCCAGCCACCAGCTGGGGGAGGTGTTGGTGCTGTACCGCTGGTGGAAGACCGCCAGCCGGGTGACGTAGGCGGGGTCGGTCAGGTCGCCATAGAAGCGCCCGAGTTGGGGGGAGACGAAGAGGCCTTTGTAGACCACGGTCCGGTGCGAGAAAGAAGCGATGTAGGCTCCAAGACCGGATTCCCGCAGGCGTCGCTCTGCCGTCCTCCGGGCGAGGTAGAGGCTGCGGGTGAAGGCAGGGTCATCATCCCCCGCCCGCCGCACGACCACGAGCTGTCGGATCACCGGCTGCGTCACGCGGGCGAAGGCTCCAAGTGCGTCCGGGTCTACGGGAACGGGCCGCCAGCCCAGGACGCGCAACCCCTGAGAACACGCGGCCTGCTCAATCAGCGCCGCAGCCTCGTCTGCGGCAGCAGATGGCAGGAACACCATGGCCAGGGCCAGGTCCTCATCGCCCACGTCCCCCAGCGGGAGGTCGCGGCGCAGCAGGTCATAGGGAAGCTGGGTGAGCACCCCCGCTCCGTCCCCCGACTTCCCGTCGGCGGAGACGGCCCCACGGTGGCTCATCCGGGAGACGGCGGAGAGCGCCGCGGCCAGCACAGCGTGGCTGGGGAAGCGGTGGGCAACGAACCCTACGCCGCAGGCGTCGTGTTCCGCGATCGGGCTGACCACTGGACCTCCCTTAGACTTCCTCAGGGCAAGCCGTCCGTCACAGGCGACTTTCAGGACAGCGCCCGCTCCAGGATCCCCTGCTATGCACGAAGCCCGAGGGCGAGGCACCCACCGGACTGTGCACTCCGGCGAGTGCGAACCTCTCCCTCGGGCTTCTCTCCCGATGGTAGACCGGCCGACCCCACCCGATCCGCTCAGGAACCAGACCGGGGAACTGTCGGTATTTCGCTGCCGGCCTGCGCCGCTTGAACCAGGCCTTCCCCTGGTGGAGGAAGCGGAACCCTAGGCGCCTCTCGCGCCAAGCGCGAGGAACTTGGCGCCATGGTTGCAGCCGGTCGGGATCCTGTCAAGCGGTTCGTTCGCGTAACTCGAACATTCTGGCAAGAACCCGGGGAGCGCATGTGGCTCCCCTGACGGCTTCCGCTCCCTGCAGTGCCTGAGATCCGAGCCTGGGCCTGCGAGCGATCCCCGGGCCGGGCCGTGGACTCCCACGCTCGGTGAGGCCCTGAAAGCTCTCACTTCCGGCCGATCCTCATTCCTGGTAAGGTCAAAAGATGATCGCCCATGGGGACCGAGACCACCGGCGTCAGGCTTGCCCGGCTGGAAGGCGCCTACGAGCAGATTGACAGGCGCCTGGGCACCATCGAGGGGCGCCTGGCCGTGCTGGAAGGCAAGGTGGACGCCGGGTTCGCCCGACTCGACGCCAAGATCGGCGGGAAGATCGACGCGCTCGCCTCCGAGCTGCGGGAGGCGATCGTGCGTACCAACGCCCGGATGGATGCCCTGGGCGCCCGTCTGAACACCGCGATGTTTGGCATCGTGGCCGCCGTCCTGGTTCCCATCCTCCTGCGCCTTTTCTGGCCCTGACAGCCGCTGCTACTCCACAACCCGGATGACGCTGCCCACCACCTGCACCACGTCCATAGCCCGCAGCCTCACCACCACGCGGCGCATGGCCGCCTCTTCCGCCTCGTGGGTCAGCAGGACGACGTCGGCCACCTCGCCGCGGCTCTTTTGCACGATGGAGGCGATGCTCACCTGCTCCTCGCCGAAGACTGTGGCGATCCGGGCGAAGACGCCGGGGCGATCGGTCACCTGGAGGCGCAGGTAGAAGGGGATGACCAGACGCTCCATGGGGTGCACTTCGCGGCGCACCGAAGGGGCGGAGAGGGTGCGCCCGCCGGCACCGCGGAGGCGGTTGCGCGCTGCGTCGATGATATCGCCCACCACTGCCGCCGCGGTAGGCGCACCCCCGGCACCGGGCCCACTGAAGAGCACCCGACCGCAGGCTTCCCCTTCCACCAGCACGGCGTTGCGCTCTTCAGAAATCCCGGCCAGGAGGTGGCCGGCCGGGACGAGGGCGGGGTGGACGCGCAACTCCAGGGCGCCGTCCCGGTCGCGGGCCACGGCCAGGAGTTTGATGACGTAGCCCAGCTCCGCGGCGTGCCGGATGTCTGCGGGGGTGACCCCGCCGATCCCCTCGCGGTAGACCTGCTCCGCGGCCAGGGAGGTATTGAAAGCTACCGTAGCTAGGATGGCCAGCTTGGCCGCCGCATCATGTCCGTCCACGTCGTCGGCGGGATCCGCCTCCGCAAACCCACGGGCCTGCGCCTCGGCCAGCGCATCGTCGAAGGTCCGCCCCTCCCGGCTCATCAGGGTGAGGATGTAGTTGGTCGTCCCGTTGAGGATGCCCTCGATCAGGCGGATCCGGTCGGCGGCCAGGGATTCGCGCAGCGGTTTGATCAGCGGGATCCCCGCACCCACACTGGCCTCGAAACAGAGGTCGACGCCTGCCGCCGCCGCAGCAGCCAGCAGCTCCGCCCCGTGCGCGGCCAGCAGTTGCTTGTTGGCAGTGACCACGGCCTTGCCCCCAGCCAGGGCGCGCAGCAGGAGCGATCGGACCGGCTCCACCCCGCCCACCACCTCCACCACGATATCCACGGCGGGATCCTCCACCACCGTGGCCCCGTCGGTGGTCAGCAAGGATGAAGGGATGCGCACGCGCCGCGGCCGGCCGGGACGGGCCACGGCCACGCGCCGCACCACGCAGGGCCGGCCCACCAGGCCCGCGATGTGCTCCGCCCGCTCCGCCAGGAGGCGGTAGACCTCCGCCCCCACCGTCCCCAGCCCGAGCAGGCCGACGCCGATCTCCGGAAGCCGGGATGCCATCAGGACCTCCTCCACCGCTCTGTCTCCACTCTCCGTACGTTGCCCGCCCGGACGGCAGAAGTCAACCGGATCCCTCTTGACAACCGCCGCGGAGGTGCTACTTTTTTGGGATAAATAGAGTGCAGTTGGCCTGAGGCCGCGACGCCTCTCAAGCGAAGGGGTCGCGGCCTTTCGCTTTTCGGTGTACCGGCGGATCAGCCACGTCCCGGCGGGCTCGGGGCAGAGAGAGGCAGCGTCCGCGGGGGCACGGGGAGCGGAGAGAGGCACAGGAGGGACGACAGATGGCCTTGCCGGGAAAGCCAGAGCGCGCGGGACGTATGTGGCTGGCCGCAGCCCTCGGCCTGCTGGTCGCAGGCTCCGCCGCAGCACCCGCCCTGGCCGCCGATCCGTCCGGGAGCGCCACCCTGGCCCGTCAGCCCGAGGCCGCCGTCAACTTCACCTGGACGCTGGTGGCCGCCTTCCTGGTCTTCTTCATGCAGGCGGGGTTCGCCCTGCTGGGTGCAGGGCTGATCCGCTCCAAGAACACGGTCAACTACCTGACCAAGAGCTTCATGGACTTCTGCATGGCCTCGCTCTCCTTCTGGGCCTTCGGCTTCGCCCTGATGTTCGGCGGCTCCAGGCTGGCCCCAGGCCTGGAGGCCGGAGGCACCCTGGCGGGCTTCTCCGGATTCTTCCTGGCCCGCGGGAGCTACGACGTCTCCGCTGCGATGCTGTGGCTGTTCCAGATGGTCTTCGCCGCCACGGCGGCGACCATCGTCGCCGGCGCGGTGGCCGAGCGCATGAAGATCACTGCTTACCTGGCCTACAGCTTCCTCATCGGCGCGCTTATCTACCCCATCTACGGGCACTGGGTCTGGGGCGGGGGCTGGCTGGCAACCCTGCCCTGGGGCGCGGGGGCGCGGGACTTCGCTGGCTCCGGCGTCGTGCACGCCGTGGGCGGGCTGCTGGCCCTGGTCGGTGCGGCCATGACCGGTCCGCGCCTGGGGAAATTCAACCGTGACGGCACGGCCAATGCCATCCCCGGCCACAACATGGTCTACGCCGTGACCGGGACGTTTGTCCTTTTCTTCGGCTGGTTCGGCTTCAACGCCGGCAGCACCCTGGCGGCCACCGACCTGCGCACCGCGGTGATTGCCACAAACACCTTCCTCGCCGGAACCGCCGGAGCCGTAACCGCCCTCTACTACGCCCTGGTCCGCAGCGGTCGGGCGGATGTGGTCATGGCCTGCAACGGCGCGCTGGCCGGCCTGGTGGGGATCACCGCTCCCTGCGCCTACGTGGCGCCGTGGGCGGCGGTGGTGATCGGCGCCGTCGGCGCCCTGATCATGGTGGGTGTGAGCGCCTTCGTCGAGCGGGTCCTCAAGGTGGACGACCCGGTGGGTGCCATCGCCGTGCACGCGGGCGGGGGGCTGTGGGGCCTGCTCGCGGTGGGAATTTTTGCCGACGGCACCTACGGAGGCGTCCGCGGGCTGATTACCGGAGCCGGAGGTCAGATGTTGGCGCAACTGGTGAGCATCGGCGCGGTCCTGGCCTGGAGCCTGGGGACCGGGTTCCTGATGTTCTGGTTCCTCAAGGCGACCATGGGCCTTCGGGCCTCGCCGGAGGAGGAGCTGTCGGGGCTGGACGTCCCCGAGCACGGGATCGAGTGCTACCCGGAACTGCAACTGGTCCCGGTTATGGGCGCCAGTGAGCCCCCGGCGATGCGACGGGAGGTGGGAGCATGATCTCCGAGGTGACAGCCGCTGTCCTCTTCTTCCTCCTGCTGGCCGCGGCCTGGCTGGTCCTGCCCACGCTCTTCGTACACCGGGAGCGGGTGGAGGGAGCGGCACGGCGGGAGCGACAGAGGCAGGTGGCGGCCGAACGCGTGCACCTGGCCGGCCCCCTGCCGGGAGGTCCGCCCAGGATGCGCTCCCGGGGGGCGCTTGCCGGCAGGCTGGTGCGCAACTCCCAGGACGGGACCTCTCCAAACGGTACGACTCCCCGCTACTTCTTCGTCGCCGACGGGGGAGCCCACGGCCCGGGTGAACTGCGCGTCCCCATCTACCACCAGGTCAACCCCCGACCGGACCTGCTGCGCAAGGAGATCTACGTGGCAGAGGTGGCGGGGATGCGGCTGGAGGCCGGCAACCTGCCGCTTCTGGCAGAGATGCTATCGGTGGAGCTCGCCCGGCTGCGCCGCGGCGGCGCGCTGCCGCGCTACTGGTTCACGCTGCCCGACGGCGGCAGCGTGCCGGTATTCGCCCGGGGGGAGGGGTTTGAGGCCCGCATACCCGGGGGCCCGCACCTGGTGGAGCAGACGGTGGGCCGGCTGCGTCGCCGCCTGGCGGAGTACCTGGCGCCGTTCGGAGAGGCCGCCCGGGGCGGTGGGCCCGAGGTCCTGGTGCTTGGAGCCGACCTGCGCTGCGCCCGGCCGGTTGCGGCCTTCGCCGCTGGGGAACTCTGGCTGCCGGTCCTGCGTATGGACGGGGCGCTGGTGGTGGAGGAGGCGGTGTATGAGCGCCAGCCCGCGGAGGAGGACGCCGCCGCGCTGCTCCCCCTGCGCCGCCGCGTCGCCGACCGCCTGGTGGCCCGGGGTCGTGTGCGCTCCCCCGCCGAAGTTCGGATCGAAGAGGTGGAACGGCACGCAGCACAGCGGCTGCGCCTGCTCCTGGGCCCGCCGGTGGGCCACCTGCCCTGCTTCGGCGCCGAGGGCGGGACGCTGGAGCAGGTTCTGCTCCCGGTCTTCCGCTTCCAGGGCGAGGTGCTCTGCCCCGGCCGGGCGGACTTCTCCGTCCTCTACGTCGGTCGGGACGAGGAGGAGTTACGCGCTCAGGTGGACGGCTCCTCATGGCGGGACGGCCTGGGCGCGGCCGCAGACCTTCTCCCGCCCGCCGCAGCAGGGCAGGCCAGGGACAAGACCAGCGCGCTGGGGAGGGTGATCTGAGCCATGGCAGTGGGATGGATCGTGGCTGCGGGCGTGGTGCTGCTGGGCGCCGCCTTCGCCGTCTGGGCGCTGCGGTACACGAAGGTCGGCCCCAACGAGGTGCTGATCATCTCCGGCCGGCGGCGCACGGTGGCGGACCCCAGGGGAGGGAAGCGCACTGTGGGCTACCGCCTGGTGCACGGCGGGGGCACCTTCGTCTGGCCAATCAAAGAGAAGGTGCAGCGCATGTCCCTGGAGCTGATGACCCTGGAGGTGCGCACCCCCGAGGTATACACGGCCATGGCCGTCCCCGTCACCGTGGACGGGGTGGCGCAGATCAAGGTGAAGGGCGACGACGCCTCCATCGCCCTGGCCGCGGAACAGTTCCTCTCCCGGTCGCGGGAGGAGGTGATGCGCACCCTGCTGCAGACCCTGGAAGGGCACATGCGCGCCATCCTGGGGACCATGGTGGTAGAGGAGATCTACCGCGGGCGGCAGGAGCTGGCCCGCCGCGTGCGCGAGGCCGCCGCGGAAGACCTGGGGAAGATGGGGATGGAGATCATCTCCCTGACCATCCGCAACGTCACCGACAGTCAGGGCTACCTGGAGGCGCTGGCCCGCCCCCGCATCGCCCAGGTGAAGCGCGACGCGGTGAAGGGCGAGGCGGAGGCGGAGTGGGAGGCGCAGCAGGCCCGCTTTGCCGCCGACACCCGCATCGAGGCGGCGCGGCGGGACATGGAGATCAGCAAGGCAGGCTTCGAGGCGGAGGTGAAGCAGAAGCGGGCCGAGGCCGACCTGAGCTACGACCTGCAGCGGTTCAAGATGGCCCAGCGGGTGAAGGCGGAGGAAGTGCAGGTGGGCATTGTGGAGAAGCAGAAGGCCGTGGAGCTGCAGGCGCAGGAGATCCTCCGCCGGGAGAAAGAGCTGGTGGCCACCGTGCTCAAGCCCGCCGAGGTCGAGCGGCAGAAGGTGGAACTTCTGGCGGAGGCCGAGCACTACCGCCTCAAGGCGGAGGGGCAGGGGCGGGCCGAGGAGATCCGCGCCCGGGGGACGGCCGAGGCCGCGGTGATCAAGGAGAAGGGCCTGGCGGAGGCCGAGGCCATGCTGCGTAAGGCCGACTCCTGGGGGCGGTACAACGAGGCGGCCATCAGCGAGCTATTCATCAACGTCCTGCCCCAGCTGGCCCGCGCGGTGAGCGAGCCGCTGGCCAGGACCGAGAAGATCGTGGTGGTGGGCAGCGACGGGAAGGGCACCGGTGCCTCCCGGATCACCGGCGACGTGGCCCAGGTGGTGGCGCAGCTACCGGCCGTGATCGAGGCGCTGACCGGGATCAAGCTGCACAAGCTCCTGGAGCGGCTCCCCGCCCTGGCGGCGGCCGGCCGCAGCGAGCCCGGGGACCGCGAGGCGCCTGCCGGGGAGGTGTAGGGAATGGCCAAGGCCAGTTTGCGTCCTGCGACGCTCAAACCGACCACAGCCGCGGAGGTGCTGGAGCTGTGCCAGGGGACCGTGGAGGTGCGGGAGCGGCAGCGGGTGGAGGTGGTCGACCTGCGCTTCGTGGACCTGCTGGGCGCCTGGCAGCACTTCTCCATCCCGGCGGGTGAGCTGAGCGAGGAGCTGTTTGCGGAAGGCATCGGGTTCGACGGGTCCAGCATCCGCGGCTTCCAGCACATCCACGAGAGCGACATGCTCCTCCTCCCCGACCCGACCACCGCGCGCATCGACCCCCTGGGCGATCCTCCCACCCTGGCCATCATCTGCAACGTGGTCGACCCCATCACCCGAGAACCCTACACCCGGGACGCCCGGTTCGTGGCCCAGAAGGCGGAGCGCTACCTGCGGGCCTCAGGTATCGCCGAAGTCAGCTACTGGGGGCCGGAGGTGGAGTTCTTCGTCTTCGACGACGTGCGCTTCGACCAGAACCAGCACTCCGGCTACTACTACCTGGATTCCATGGAGGGCGCCTGGAACACCGGGCGGGAGGAGAAGCCCAACCTGGGCTACAAGCCGCGGTACAAGGAGGGCTACTTTCCCGTCCCGCCCACCGACTCCCTGCAGCCCCTGCGCTCGCGCATGGTCCGCCGCCTGCTGGAGGCCGGCCTGGAGGTGGAGGCGCACCACCACGAGGTGGGCAGCGGCGGGCAGTGCGAGATCGACCTGCGCTTTACCTCCCTCACCGAGATGGGCGACCGCGTCCTCTGGTACAAGTACGTCGTGCGCAACGTGGCCCGGGCCGCGGGCAAGGTCGTCACCTTCATGCCCAAGCCGCTGTTTGGAGACAACGGCTCGGGGATGCACACCCACCAGAGCCTGTGGGCGGCGGGCGCCAACCTGTTCTTCGACCCCCGCGGCTACGCCCAGCTCAGCGAGCTGGCCATGTACTACATCGGGGGGCTGATCAGGCATACCCCGGCCCTGCTGGCCTTCTGCGCCCCCACCACCAACTCGTACCGCCGCCTGGTACCCGGCTACGAGGCGCCGGTGAACCTGGCCTACGCCCAGCGCAACCGCAGCGCCTGCATCCGCATCCCCGTCTACTCCGCCAGCCCGGGGGCCAAGCGCATCGAGTACCGCTGCCCCGACCCCACCTGCAACCCCTACCTGGCCTTTGCCGCCATGCTCATGGCCGGCCTGGACGGCATCGAGCAGCGGATAGACCCCGGGGCGCCCATGGACGTGGACCTGTACGAACTGGCCAGCGGCAACGGCGGCGCGGTCCCGCAGGTGCCTGCCTCACTCCCCGAGGTGCTGGATGCCCTGGAGGCCGACCACGACTTCCTCCTGCGCGGCGAGGTCTTCACCGAAGACCTCATCCACGCCTGGATCGCCTACAAGCGCCACAAGGAGGTGGACGCGGTGCGGCTGCGGCCCCACCCGTGGGAGTTCGCCCTGTACTTTGACGCCTGACGAACCATCCGGACGGGTTCCCGGCGGACCCGCATCGACACCTTTTCTCAGCCGGAGCCTCTCCGGTACAGGCTACGGAAGGTTATACCATCAAGCCGTTACGTTCGGCGGTGAGAATGGCCGGGTTGCGCAATTTGAAGAAATTACCGGCCACCCTCTTTGGCGTGATGCTGGATGCTCCGGGCATGGATCTGGATCGCCGCATCACAGTCGTCCCGGCGGGCTGTTCTGCGCCGGCCCTAACTCCTGACGACCTCGCGGCCTACCAGCGCACAGTGGGGGAGATCCTGGACGCCCACCGCCCTGGCCTGCTGGTGGTTGAGAACGAGGAAAACTCGGCTCTGTTCTATCGGGGCACACCTCGGGAGTACGGGGCTGAGCTTCAGGCGGCCCACTCAGGTGCAGGAGCAACTGGCACGGGGAAGGGCGCTGCTGGCGCAGTACCGGGCCGCCGGTGCCGACTTTCTCAGTATCCACCGGTACATTCCCGACCCACAGGCTCTGCGCCAGGCGGTCATCCTCCTGCGGCAGCGGTTGGGGCTCCGCTGGTAACCAATGAGATCGCCCAGCACGACCACAACCCGCAGACGACCACGGCCCTGCTGACGGCGGTGGCGGACCTGCGTTTGCCTTACGCGGTGTGGTTCAGCATCGACGCTGCACGGGCCCGGGCGCTGATGAACCCAGACGGGACGCTGCGCCCAACCGGCGAGGCCTTCCGGGCATTCATGGCCGGCCGGACACACCGGTAAGCAGCCGGGTAGGCTGGGCATGGGTCGGGAGGACCAGAAGCAGTGCGCCGGTTCCTGATCGACACCGACACCGCCTCCGACGACGCCGTGGCACTACTCATGGCCCACCGCTGGCCGGACGTGCAGGTGGACGCGGTCACCATCGTCGCCGGCAACGTGCCTGTGGAGATGGGCGCGCGCAACGCCGGCTACACCATCGAGCTGTGCGGCCAGGAGACACCGGTGTATGTGGGATGCGACCGGCCGCTGCTACGCGAGCCCCGCTGGGCCTTCTTCTTCCACGGCCCCGACGGCATGGGTGGGATGAACTACCCGCCGCCGAGTTCAACATCTGGGTGGACCCCGAGGCCGCCCGCATTGTGCTTCAC is from Armatimonadota bacterium and encodes:
- the gltB gene encoding glutamate synthase large subunit is translated as MVSPIAEHDACGVGFVAHRFPSHAVLAAALSAVSRMSHRGAVSADGKSGDGAGVLTQLPYDLLRRDLPLGDVGDEDLALAMVFLPSAAADEAAALIEQAACSQGLRVLGWRPVPVDPDALGAFARVTQPVIRQLVVVRRAGDDDPAFTRSLYLARRTAERRLRESGLGAYIASFSHRTVVYKGLFVSPQLGRFYGDLTDPAYVTRLAVFHQRYSTNTSPSWWLAQPFRYLAHNGEINTLQGNLLWTRAREAMLRESLWADRWRDLVPLLQEGGSDSAHLDSVLELLVASGRSLLHALLMLVPQAWEELPDLPDAVRAFYEYHACLTEPWDGPAALACSDGRIVAAALDRNGLRPARYAVTAEGLVVLASEAGVLPFPADQVVRKGRLGPGQVLAVDTVTGQMLADAEIKAQVAAARSYREWTRRIIRVPGGNWEPPVPAKGPEQAALAPDAGAPPQDSAAGARLRRRQQVFGYTAEEVTYLLLPMATEGKEVVFSMGDDTPPAALSQRPRLLYDYFRQRFAQVTNPPIDPLRERLVMSLAVRVGPRRNWLEDGPEHAALLAFPSPVLTPDQLGWVRAHAPWPAVVLDATWPADRDSLEAALVRLAGEAESAVSEGAGLLILSDRAADPKRIPIPMLLAASAVHHHLIRVGLRMRVGLLVESGEARTVHQVACLLGYGVEAVCPYLALETVAALPSANGRRPSVRQYLSALEQGLLKVASKMGISTLAGYQGGQVFEVVGLDPQVVERYFPGTPAHLGGVSLDELAAQAAARHARAFAGDGELADPGLVRFRRDGEYHAFNPYVVKRLHQAAQSGSGQAYTAFADLVASRPPTALRDLLAFVRREPVPLEEVEPADAIVRRFVLSAMSHGALSREAHEALAIAANRLGARSNSGEGGEDPSRYLPRPDGTNANSRIKQVASARFGVTAAYLVSADELEIKMAQGSKPGEGGQLPGHKVSAEIAAIRRAQPGITLISPPPHHDIYSIEDLAQLIYDLKRVHPLARVAVKLVAEAGVGTIAAGVAKAFADTIQISGHDGGTGASPLESIKHVGLPWELGLAETQQVLVASGLRGRVRLRVDGGLKTGRDVVVAALLGADEFGFGTAALVALGCVMARACHLNTCPTGIATQREDLRGRFSGRPERVEAYLLAVAEEVRRHLAALGARTLEEVIGRSELLSPVDESVLGRRIGLSALLAGSAGVPEAARRCMQARNKRPEGPTLDDRVWMDAWPALERGIPVHLTYSISNMDRTVGGRLAGAIARRYGEGGLGEGRVVLRFTGSAGQSFGAFCVPGMVLELEGEVNDYAGKGMSGGTIAIRPPRGFTGASHENVIAGNTVLYGATGGRFFAAGRAGERFAVRNSGAVAVVEGVGDHGCEYMTGGVVVVLGRAGYNFGAGMTGGRAYVLDEDGLFAGRCNQETVSVVQVEAKDLHELRDLLAEHLAHTGSRRAAELLQAWPFSAGRLRKVLPRGLLGQDAAEAAGSPDSELSGFRA
- a CDS encoding homoserine dehydrogenase, with amino-acid sequence MASRLPEIGVGLLGLGTVGAEVYRLLAERAEHIAGLVGRPCVVRRVAVARPGRPRRVRIPSSLLTTDGATVVEDPAVDIVVEVVGGVEPVRSLLLRALAGGKAVVTANKQLLAAHGAELLAAAAAAGVDLCFEASVGAGIPLIKPLRESLAADRIRLIEGILNGTTNYILTLMSREGRTFDDALAEAQARGFAEADPADDVDGHDAAAKLAILATVAFNTSLAAEQVYREGIGGVTPADIRHAAELGYVIKLLAVARDRDGALELRVHPALVPAGHLLAGISEERNAVLVEGEACGRVLFSGPGAGGAPTAAAVVGDIIDAARNRLRGAGGRTLSAPSVRREVHPMERLVIPFYLRLQVTDRPGVFARIATVFGEEQVSIASIVQKSRGEVADVVLLTHEAEEAAMRRVVVRLRAMDVVQVVGSVIRVVE
- a CDS encoding ammonium transporter; this translates as MALPGKPERAGRMWLAAALGLLVAGSAAAPALAADPSGSATLARQPEAAVNFTWTLVAAFLVFFMQAGFALLGAGLIRSKNTVNYLTKSFMDFCMASLSFWAFGFALMFGGSRLAPGLEAGGTLAGFSGFFLARGSYDVSAAMLWLFQMVFAATAATIVAGAVAERMKITAYLAYSFLIGALIYPIYGHWVWGGGWLATLPWGAGARDFAGSGVVHAVGGLLALVGAAMTGPRLGKFNRDGTANAIPGHNMVYAVTGTFVLFFGWFGFNAGSTLAATDLRTAVIATNTFLAGTAGAVTALYYALVRSGRADVVMACNGALAGLVGITAPCAYVAPWAAVVIGAVGALIMVGVSAFVERVLKVDDPVGAIAVHAGGGLWGLLAVGIFADGTYGGVRGLITGAGGQMLAQLVSIGAVLAWSLGTGFLMFWFLKATMGLRASPEEELSGLDVPEHGIECYPELQLVPVMGASEPPAMRREVGA
- a CDS encoding SPFH domain-containing protein — its product is MAVGWIVAAGVVLLGAAFAVWALRYTKVGPNEVLIISGRRRTVADPRGGKRTVGYRLVHGGGTFVWPIKEKVQRMSLELMTLEVRTPEVYTAMAVPVTVDGVAQIKVKGDDASIALAAEQFLSRSREEVMRTLLQTLEGHMRAILGTMVVEEIYRGRQELARRVREAAAEDLGKMGMEIISLTIRNVTDSQGYLEALARPRIAQVKRDAVKGEAEAEWEAQQARFAADTRIEAARRDMEISKAGFEAEVKQKRAEADLSYDLQRFKMAQRVKAEEVQVGIVEKQKAVELQAQEILRREKELVATVLKPAEVERQKVELLAEAEHYRLKAEGQGRAEEIRARGTAEAAVIKEKGLAEAEAMLRKADSWGRYNEAAISELFINVLPQLARAVSEPLARTEKIVVVGSDGKGTGASRITGDVAQVVAQLPAVIEALTGIKLHKLLERLPALAAAGRSEPGDREAPAGEV